One Xiphophorus maculatus strain JP 163 A chromosome 10, X_maculatus-5.0-male, whole genome shotgun sequence genomic region harbors:
- the LOC102236277 gene encoding DNA-directed RNA polymerase III subunit RPC4-like isoform X2 translates to MSDSGNPASIPSCSGFRSGPERTGSAEQSRVWSLSSSSQRGRLPSLRTRDLTLGGAVRKTKKTWEPNVHAVRKPKDELQAENPVAPKKEKRERDAKRKESRGGRKARPQVIQSHSIFEQCPGVSHYRTGRHGARGLQSSSTSPVCRPVKKEGKNSTEDEDHLLSKLQRDDFIVDPELRNDAHLNPIALPLYHSSGFSRRPRSSIATRQDDLPVLTAPHCGADGKAALLTDWQKSEQLSLVKMLQELSVSGGEELFFMQFPDCLPGRHSAPKADLHHGGASGKPSKTDAKSAQQVSGNMDGSLVLSEFPEGFLGKLQIRKSGKVELKLGDVILDVSEGAAFSFLQQLVSVRLSGGRTGNMTVLGNVRHKLVLSPDFQSLLRQAAAQQP, encoded by the exons ATGAGCGATTCGGGGAATCCAGCCAGCATCCCGAGCTGCTCCGGCTTTAGAAGCGGGCCAGAGCGGACTGGAAGCGCCGAGCAGAGCCGAGTCTGGAGCCTGAGCTCCTCCAGTCAGCGGGGCAGATTGCCGTCGCTCAGAACCAGGGACCTGACGCTGGGGGGAGCCGTCAGGAAGACAAAG AAGACATGGGAGCCTAACGTCCACGCTGTGAGAAAACCGAAAGATGA GCTGCAAGCAGAAAACCCCGTGGCtcctaaaaaggaaaaaagagagagggatgCGAAGAGAAAAGAGAGCAGAGGTGGGAGGAAAGCGAGACCTCAGGTCATCCAGTCCCACTCCATCTTTGAACAATGTCCTGGTGTCTCACATTACAGAACAG GCCGGCATGGTGCCAGAGGCCTGCAGAGCTCCTCCACATCTCCTGTTTGCAGACCCGTGAAAAAAGAAGGGAAGAATTCGACGGAGGATGAAGATCATCTTCTCAGTAAACTGCAGCGAGACGAC TTCATAGTTGATCCAGAGTTGAGGAATGACGCCCACCTGAACCCCATCGCCCTGCCTCTGTATCATTCCAGCGGCTTCTCCAGGCGCCCCAGGTCGTCCATCGCGACAC GTCAAGACGACCTCCCAGTCTTAACAGCGCCACACTGTGGTGCTGATGGAAAAGCAGCCCTCTTGACTGACTGGCAGAAATCTGAGCAGTTGTCTCTGGTGAAGATGCTgcaggaactcagtgtttcaggaGGAGAAGAGCTGTTCTTCATGCAGTTTCCAGACTGTCTTCCTGGCAGACACTCTGCACCGAAAGCAGACCTTCATCATGGAGGAGCGTCAGGGAAACCTTCAAAGACAGACGCAAAGTCAGCACAGCAA GTATCCGGCAACATGGACGGCTCCCTTGTCCTCTCAGAATTCCCTGAGGGATTTTTGGGCAAACTACAAATCAGGAAGTCAGGGAAGGTGGAGCTAAAGCTGGGTGACGTCATCCTGGACGTGTCAGAAGGAGCTGCCTTTTCCTTCCTGCAG caACTGGTGTCGGTCCGTCTGTCCGGTGGGAGAACTGGGAACATGACGGTGTTGGGAAACGTCCGTCACAAGCTGGTTTTGTCCCCCGACTTCCAGTCCTTGTTGAGGCAGGCGGCTGCACAGCAGCCATGA
- the LOC102236277 gene encoding DNA-directed RNA polymerase III subunit RPC4-like isoform X1, giving the protein MSDSGNPASIPSCSGFRSGPERTGSAEQSRVWSLSSSSQRGRLPSLRTRDLTLGGAVRKTKKTWEPNVHAVRKPKDELQAENPVAPKKEKRERDAKRKESRGGRKARPQVIQSHSIFEQCPGVSHYRTGRHGARGLQSSSTSPVCRPVKKEGKNSTEDEDHLLSKLQRDDFIVDPELRNDAHLNPIALPLYHSSGFSRRPRSSIATPGQDDLPVLTAPHCGADGKAALLTDWQKSEQLSLVKMLQELSVSGGEELFFMQFPDCLPGRHSAPKADLHHGGASGKPSKTDAKSAQQVSGNMDGSLVLSEFPEGFLGKLQIRKSGKVELKLGDVILDVSEGAAFSFLQQLVSVRLSGGRTGNMTVLGNVRHKLVLSPDFQSLLRQAAAQQP; this is encoded by the exons ATGAGCGATTCGGGGAATCCAGCCAGCATCCCGAGCTGCTCCGGCTTTAGAAGCGGGCCAGAGCGGACTGGAAGCGCCGAGCAGAGCCGAGTCTGGAGCCTGAGCTCCTCCAGTCAGCGGGGCAGATTGCCGTCGCTCAGAACCAGGGACCTGACGCTGGGGGGAGCCGTCAGGAAGACAAAG AAGACATGGGAGCCTAACGTCCACGCTGTGAGAAAACCGAAAGATGA GCTGCAAGCAGAAAACCCCGTGGCtcctaaaaaggaaaaaagagagagggatgCGAAGAGAAAAGAGAGCAGAGGTGGGAGGAAAGCGAGACCTCAGGTCATCCAGTCCCACTCCATCTTTGAACAATGTCCTGGTGTCTCACATTACAGAACAG GCCGGCATGGTGCCAGAGGCCTGCAGAGCTCCTCCACATCTCCTGTTTGCAGACCCGTGAAAAAAGAAGGGAAGAATTCGACGGAGGATGAAGATCATCTTCTCAGTAAACTGCAGCGAGACGAC TTCATAGTTGATCCAGAGTTGAGGAATGACGCCCACCTGAACCCCATCGCCCTGCCTCTGTATCATTCCAGCGGCTTCTCCAGGCGCCCCAGGTCGTCCATCGCGACAC caGGTCAAGACGACCTCCCAGTCTTAACAGCGCCACACTGTGGTGCTGATGGAAAAGCAGCCCTCTTGACTGACTGGCAGAAATCTGAGCAGTTGTCTCTGGTGAAGATGCTgcaggaactcagtgtttcaggaGGAGAAGAGCTGTTCTTCATGCAGTTTCCAGACTGTCTTCCTGGCAGACACTCTGCACCGAAAGCAGACCTTCATCATGGAGGAGCGTCAGGGAAACCTTCAAAGACAGACGCAAAGTCAGCACAGCAA GTATCCGGCAACATGGACGGCTCCCTTGTCCTCTCAGAATTCCCTGAGGGATTTTTGGGCAAACTACAAATCAGGAAGTCAGGGAAGGTGGAGCTAAAGCTGGGTGACGTCATCCTGGACGTGTCAGAAGGAGCTGCCTTTTCCTTCCTGCAG caACTGGTGTCGGTCCGTCTGTCCGGTGGGAGAACTGGGAACATGACGGTGTTGGGAAACGTCCGTCACAAGCTGGTTTTGTCCCCCGACTTCCAGTCCTTGTTGAGGCAGGCGGCTGCACAGCAGCCATGA
- the tfam gene encoding transcription factor A, mitochondrial, with the protein MAPYNLLTATASLMARSFSAFYTNTPARCASIVCSANINPVKYLTWQASGPPKRPLNGYMRYVLQQKPVVISQNPEIKLVDAVRKIAQQWRMMSPEQKQPFQQASVQAMKQFKVDLQKYQAQLSPAQLQQQALEKRQRMAKRKAIRKKRELNVLGKPKRCRTPFNIYMSEHFQEARGTTTQAKLKSLLDDWRNLFSHQKQVYIQLAEDDKIRYKNEIKSWEDHMVDIGREDLVREQTQSKKKKTAAVRKATKKTAAKSVKKASPTQKKSKTSSKAKPSASAKTVQKGSAKKA; encoded by the exons ATGGCTCCATATAACCTACTGACGGCCACCGCTAGCCTCATGGCTAGGTCATTCAGTGCATTCTACACAAACACGCCTGCAAG ATGCGCCAGTATCGTCTGCAGTGCAAATATCAACCCAGTGAAGTATCTGACCTGGCAGGCCAGCGGCCCACCAAAGAGACCTCTAAACGGATACATGAGATACGTTCTTCAGCAGAAACCAGTTGTGATCAGTCAAAACCCAG AAATCAAGCTGGTGGATGCAGTCAGGAAGATCGCCCAGCAGTGGAGGATGATGAGCCCAGAGCAGAAACAG CCGTTCCAGCAGGCCTCGGTCCAGGCCATGAAGCAGTTCAAGGTGGACCTCCAGAAGTACCAGGCCCAGCTGAGCCCGGctcagctccagcagcaggcTCTAGAGAAGAGGCAGAGGATGGCTAAACGAAAGGCCATCAGAAAGAAGAGG gagtTGAACGTCCTTGGGAAACCCAAACGGTGTCGAACTCCTTTCAACATCTACATGTCGGAGCATTTCCAGGAGGCCAGAGGAACCACCACCCAG GCCAAATTGAAGTCGCTGTTGGATGATTGGAGGAATCTGTTCAGCCATCAGAAACAG GTCTACATCCAGCTGGCTGAGGACGACAAGATCCGCTACAAGAACGAGATCAAGTCATGGGAGGACCACATGGTGGATATCGGACGTGAAGACCTGGTCCGGGAACAGACccagagcaaaaagaaaaaaactgctgctgtgaGGAAAGCAACAAAGAAGACGGCAGCTAAATCGGTGAAGAAGGCCTCTCCCACACAGAAGAAGTCAAAAACATCCAGCAAGGCGAAACCGAGTGCTTCAGCTAAAACTGTCCAAAAAGGCTCTGCAAAAAAAGCCTAA